From Diospyros lotus cultivar Yz01 chromosome 4, ASM1463336v1, whole genome shotgun sequence, a single genomic window includes:
- the LOC127799748 gene encoding uncharacterized protein LOC127799748: MDMKEAGSQRKLQLQELEELRLEAYENSRIYKEKTKAAHDKLIAKKEFNVGNKVLLYNSRLKLMPGKLRSRWVGPFVVTHFSPYGAVEIMDGSTTKKFIVNGQRLKHFYEGFTEHTVDELSLLDLPPT; encoded by the coding sequence atGGACATGAAAGAAGCTGGTTCCCAGCGGAAGCTTCAATTGCAAGAActtgaggaattgaggttaGAGGCATATGAGAACTCCAGGATCTACAAGGAAAAGACCAAAGCTGCACACGACAAATTGATTGCCAAGAAGGAGTTCAACGTTGGCAATAAAGTCCTCCTCTACAATTCACGCCTAAAGCTGATGCCTGGTAAGTTGCGTTCTAGATGGGttggtccttttgtggttactcatTTTTCTCCCTATGGTGCAGTTGAGATCATGGACGGGTCGACTACGAAGAAATTCATAGTTAATGGGCAGAGGCTTAAACATTTCTACGAGGGCTTTACAGAACACACAGTGGATGAGCTATCTCTCTTGGACCTTCCTCCGACTTGA